The DNA window CCCAGCGTCAGAGAGAAGCACTACTCCAAATGTGATCACATGACTCCGTGTGTCACCTGATTATCCGTGTCCACCCTGTGTTGTGTAGTCGGAAGCCAAGCTATCGATTATGACAGCATGAAtgattgaaaatatattttattcctTTAGATGTGCACTGTCGCGTAAGATATTATCTTCCACATCTTAATTCAGACGCACGCGAAGAAGAGGTAATATGCTCGCGCGCCTGTAACGGTTGGAagttgttagctagctagctagttagccaTGTCGTTGTAATATTGTTTCTTCGCCAGTCATTCTATCTGTAGAGGATTCGTTAACGGGCAGTGGAATAAGGTGAAATACGGTACTTTTAAACATGGCTTCAATTCTTGACGAGTACGAGGACTCGCAGATCACCAGGCAGAGTGCGCAGCAGCACAGCCGCTTGTCAACTGCCAACATCGGGATAGCACACTCAGGTAGGTCGCCCTCTCTCTGGagatgctagctagctagctacatgTGAGGCTGCTATATAATGACTTTAAAGCACATATTTAAGtgttgcagtcattttgttgaCTTGGTGCTCTCACTGACATGACGCTGCACCTGTTCCCTCACTTCAGGTTTTGTGAATGTGAGACTGGAGGAAGAGAAGCCGATATTCAACAAGCAGAGGATTGACTTCACACCGCCTGAGAAGATTAACCATCTCGCAGTCTGCAACAATCAGCTATGCATGAGTCTGGGGAAGGACACGCTGCTGAGGCAAACAACACTGTCATAAACACCTTTAATCACTGTGTTAATAGTCACCAGTGTTTATGTAGTTCTGAGTGGATTAGTTAAATTAATGGCTCGTCTTTGTGATTAATACTCATCTGTTGTTGCTTATGGGAGCATCTGAAAGAGTTGATAATGCAGCTGATAATAATGCTTTATGTTCTTGTCTGTGCAGGATTGATTTGGCCAAACCAGATCAGCCTAATCAGATTGAATTAGGAAGGAAAGATGAAAGTAAAGTGCACAGACTGTTCTTGGACCCCACTGGTGAGTAAAACCTCAACACTTATTCAGATTCTCCTTTGACATTATATACACAGGCCATAATGAGACAACTCACCAACATACTGGGTGCGTTCCGCATTggttagtttttattttcacttctagtatgtactgcagctgctttTAAAAAGTACGTACTGTTGCATACAGTGTGCACACAACCGGGACATACTACTGTCTCAGAACATCACacactgaactttgaccctcttgcttttacaTCCGTGAcattggagataaaacaaacgccACCTACTGAGTTCCCCAGAAACGAAGATCAGCCCAGAGTGCTCTGCTGTTGATACTTTGCGATGTGTGTAGTTTAACTTCAAAGTTACgactgcacagattgtagattctaacatagtATATTTGCGACTCTGTCGTTGTTATTTTATAGTTAtatccttttgttgtttgtgatatttacaattattttgtttactttaaCAATTAATgttcctattattactatttgacTGGTCATCGGTTACttgacttctgacagctgtcagtcagcccTCAAACAGCTGTCCGttgtttgcagctcagtcgaTGTAATGTATTGTCCACTGTGCAGAGGACTGTGGGTCAGAAAAGGATGCTGCCTTGCATACTGCACAATCAGACCGGATGTactgtagtagaacatcctggtatttttgacatactacgTATTGGgacataagataagataagatatacaTACTTATTCCTCTCCTGGCGTCCTGTATAGTCTGGTAGTGTGGGTATTGGAACGCACAGATTGTTTATTTTGATGACACTCCCTGTGAGCTGCCATGCCTTGAATTGTTATCTGCAGAGTTGCGTCCATTGTTAACACTGCTTTCTTTCTCCAGTGGACTGTATTTTGAGCTGCTGCAAGTCATTGTACATCCCACAAGCATGCTGTATATTGTTCACAGAACATTTATTGACCATTGTGTCGTAACTCATGAGGTACAATGACATGGATATTACCAGCCACAAAACTCATTATAGCTTAGCTTGGATTAATGTAAAACTCTAGTTCAAAACACTTCAAACACCCTACGCTACTACATCATTTACAAAACAACTGCGGCACCGTCATGGTAATGACTTATTAACGGCAGCAGCTGTCTCCTCCTCCGTATTTTCCCACTGCAGGTTCCCATCTGCTGATCTGCCTGAGCACCAGCGAGTGTCTGTACCTCAACAGGAACACGCAGAAGGTGCGCAGTCTGTCTCGCTGGAGGGGCCACCTCATTGAGAGCGTGGGCTGGAACAAGCTGCTGGGCAATGAGACCAGCACAGGGCCCATCCTAGTTGGCACCAGTCAAGGCATCATCTTCGAGGCTGAGATCTCTGCAACTGAGGGCAGCCTGTTCAACACCAACCCAGATCAGTATTTCAGACAGGTCAGAGCATGTGTGGTCATCTGTTATGTGTAGTGTGTTACTTATTTCTTGCTATGTTTGGTTGGTCTGTAGTAGAGGTTcctaactggtgggtcacggtcaattctgaatggactgcaagtgactcttaatgtgtcaagtttgtaaaaaacacactttatttttaagtgatgTGAATCTGGGCgcagagcttttactttttagtaccatttcctgctgtagagtgagtgactaatggacagcttcTTCACAGCCTCAGCAGACTAGCTTGATGACacagccaaacacaagtatgacgctccATGTATTAAATTGTGTGAAGCTTGAACTAAGGAGACTAAGGGACTAAGACTAAGGAGAAGTCAGGGCCCCggggctggaccagttgggaaccagtggtCTATACTACCGTAGAAGACACTGAActacacattttgtttcttcctctcGGTCTGCAACTAAACAATAATCAGGGTTCTACTGATTGTGAAATTCTcggctgatactgatgtttaaaataacaatttgacttgttgcttattttgtttttgttactgaaAATTCCCTCTTTCTGTGTCAGGGAGATAAAGAAATGttcattataaaaaataactgttttaaattcattcattcattacctTTTAATGAACACAAATTCATTCTTACACATTATGAAACAACCTTGAATATAACCTGCTTTCACATGCTtaacatctttttaaaaaagatatattattatttcagaAGCCTTTTTGCGGTCTGAAATATATCAGAACTTTCTCTATTatatatctattttatattccTGTAAAAAACTGAAATTTCTCCTTTAAACAACTGTATCTATTCAAGGTTCTTGCCCACAACaaaattttacaagattacactgaacacatcatgagaacgttataatttaccttcaccCAATACTAATTTTTACTGCATTgagcttgaacacatcataatgtaactcagtgcaaATTGGGTTAGCTGTTAGTTCCAGCCATCGGCTACTAAAAGCTAaagttaactagctctcctcctgcaaGTGTCAGCACAGCCTAGTTGTTAACATCGTAGCATTATCAGTGAGAAAACAGGGTCCTTGACACGTTGACAGTTGGTTCACTCCATCATTTCATCCTGAATGAGTCTTAGAGAAGATCTTTGTTCAAATATCAGACACTGCCATCCCTGAGTGTCATCTTACTTGCCTCTAGGtcgatggcagtcaacaaggcaaatatGGTCTGTTACCGATCAGCCAGTATATCAGTACATCCCTAATAGCGTGTCCTTAATACAGTATTCTCTTCCTGACACAGGTCCACTTCCTCGAGGAGGATGGGCGGCCGGCACCAGTCTGCTGCCTGGAGGTGGAGCGGGGCCTGGAGAACAAATACTTCATCATCGCCACCACCCGCAAACGCCTCTTCCAATTTGTGGGGAAGGTGGCCGAGGGGTCCGAGCAGCAAGGCTTCAGCTCCATCTTTAGCCAGAACCAGGACCTGCTGCCCAGTTTCCAGGAGTTCCCTGCCAACATGGGCTACAGTGAGATCACCTTCTACACCTCGAAGCTCCGGACCTCCCCCAAGGCGTTCGCCTGGATGATGGGTAATGGAGTTCTTTATGGTCAGCTGGACTATGTCAGGCCTGATTCCCTGCTGAGTGACGTGCAGgtaaatgtctgtgtgtgagattgTTTGCTTTCAGTGGGTCTTCAACAGCTCAACAAACCAcattcacctttttttcttaactttaTGTTTTACGTATGTTCTTCTCCTCCCTTGCGATCAAACAGGTGTGGGAGTACACCCCGGACATTGACATTAGCCTCAACAAGCCCATCTCCATCGTGCTGACACAGTTccacttcctgctgctgctccatgACCGTGTTAAGGCCATCTGCACTCTGAATGGACAGGTGGTATATGAGGATGTGTTCCCAGATAAGTTTGGCACCCTTAAGAGGATGATTAAGGACCCTGTTGGTGGGTTGGTGTGGATCTACACCGAGAAGGCAGTGTTCCGGTACCACATTCAGCGTGAGGCCAGGGACGTCTGGCAGATGTACATGAGCATGACTAAGTTTGATCTGGCCAAGGAGTACTGCCGTGACCGGCCTGAATGCATGGACATGGTGCTGGCCAAGGAGGCCGAGCACTGCTTCCAGAACAAGCGATACATCGAGAGCGCCAAGTGCTATGCTCTGACACAGAACTACTTTGAAGAGATAGCACTTAAGTTCATTGAAGCCAAACAAGAGGAAGCCCTAAAGGAGTTCTTACTGAAGAAACTGAATAATTTGAAACAGAGTGAGAGAACGCAGATCACCTTGCTGGTCACCTGGCTAACTGAGCTCTACCTGAACAGGCTCGGCAAGCTGGAAGTCGACAGCAACACCGTCATCTTCAAGGAGACCCGCGATGAGTTCCGCCAATTCCTTGGCAGCTCCAAGCACAAGGAGTGCCTCTTCAACAACCGCAGCACCATTTACGACCTGCTGGCCAGCCACGGCAACGTGGACGACATGGTTTACTTCTCAGTCGTCATGCAGGACTACGAGAGAGTGATATCCCACTACTGCCAACACGACAAATTTAGCGACGCTCTGGATGTGCTCTCCAAGCACTGTGATGAGAAGCTTTTTTACAAGTTCTCCCCCGTCCTCATGCAGCACATTCCCAAAAAAGTGGTAGATGCGTGGATTCAGATGGGCAAGCGGCTGGACCCGAAGAAGCTCATCCCAGCTCTGATGAACTACAGCCAGATGGGCAGCACCCAGCAGATCAGTGAAACCATCCGCTACATGGAGTTCTGTGTGTACGAGCTGACCGTGACAGAGGAGGCCATCCATAACTACCTGCTGTCGCTCTACGCCAAGTATAAGCCGGACTCTCTGCTGTGGTACCTGGAGCAGGCGGGTACTCACGCCTCAGAGATCCACTATGACTTGAAGTATGCCCTCAGGCTGTGTGCAGAAAATGGCTACCTGCGGGCCTGTGTGCTGGTTTATAGGATTATGGAACTGTATGAGGAGGCAGTGGATCTTGCTTTACAAGTAAGtgttacacacaaaacatattcaAATCATGCAACTATggtgtctgtatttttataatTGTGTATAAATAATTACCCAGATTCTTGTCAAGAATTCCTGTTACCTTATATCAGAATTTGACCAACTTGCAATGTGTTTATCATCCATAGGTAGATGTAGACTTGGCTAAGTCATGTGCAGACCTGCCTGAAGATGACGAGGAGCTGAGGAAAAAGCTCTGGCTGAAGATCGCCCGGCATGTTGTTCAGGAGGAGAAAGATGTAAAGAAAGCCATGAACTGTCTGTCCAGCTGCAACCTGCTCAAGATTGAAGACATCCTGCCCTTCTTCCCAGACTTTGTCACCATTGACCATTTTAAGGTCTGCAACAAAGTTTTTATGTTCttgatttcattatttttcCATTCCATTCCATACTAGgcctgccccctaatagtcaaccaaatgttagtcgacaagatttcattggttgctcaGTTGCAGAAAGAAAACctgtgaaactctatcaggagctgtgctttgtcaaaataaatccaaacctatatgactggagcatgtgtgactttactttgaaaggacagccacaggaagtgtccacgctcagcagtcagacaggagtcaggttaatctccagggctggtacctgcggttattccacaggctagttaataacatgtcgggcaggaaatccaaagtgtgggatcattttgagaaggtgaaggacgaacccaaggtgatatgtaaactcatcttcattggtcgactacaaacatgacgtatcatctgaaacatggaagtagctacatgcccattagcccacagcgtcattaacaggcggctcgctcagtgtgtgacgtgcacttggagataaaatataggcctatattaatgaaggttcattagtacggtttgtatttctctgtaatgtagcacagtgttaacaatgttactgatactattctttctcacaccttcaactcaaaccattgttgCCTCCCCGCATctcctgctaaaaacctcctgaacaatcaacacagaaggaattctaactgtaAGAAACTTACTGCAATGATGACATTGCTCCATTTTTTGTAATTGCTTTGATTAAGAAACCCCCACTGGCCGAAAATTACATACTGAGTGTTTAAATAATGATAGATGCCGTATGCTCAGTACACAAAATATTGTAAATTGCTTCAAACTAATGCACCTTATCCTCCGTTGATTCTGGTTTCTCAGGAGGCCATCTGCAGCTCCCTGGAGGAGTACAACCAGCACATCGAGGAGCTGAAGCAGGAAATGGAGGAGGCCACGGAGAGCGCCAAACGCATCAGAGAAGACATCCAGGAAATGAGGAACAAATATGGCGTAGTGGACTCCCAAGAAAAATGTGCTGCTTGTGACTTCCCATTGCTCAACAGGCCCTTCTATCTGTTCCTGTGTGGACACATGTTCCACTACGACTGCCTGTTCCAGGTAACTCTCAAAGGCTGCTTCCATACTGCTGTTTCAGtgttctctatttttttttctattttaataaaaatgatcaTGCTTGAAACTTGCTTTCGTCAATCTTCCAGGAAATAACCCCTCACCTGACGCCCTATAAGCAGAGTCGtctggaggagctgcagaaaAAGCTGGCTGCAACCACGCAATCCTCCAAGTCACGTCACCGCCCGGCCCCCAAGGACGAAGGAGACACTGCCAGCCTGGGAAAGGGCAGCGCGGGCACGAGCCGCGAGCAGATAAAATCAGACATTGAtgacatcattgcgtctgaatGCGTGTACTGCGGCGAACTGATGATCAAGTCCATCGACAAGCCTTTTATTGATCCGCTGAAATTTGAGGAGGAGAAATCCAGCTGGCTGTGAATGAGACCtcttacttcttcttcttctcttaatGTGAAAAGACACGACAGCCCGCCATCTTGTATGTCAGTGAAACTGCACCATCTTAAGGACTGACAGTAGATACAGACATTCACCTGATTGCCTGTTGGTAGTGCCTCCTGCTGATATCAGCTTCAGTTGTTCTCTACAGAATACACTTATTTTGTTGGCAGTATTTGAAGCTGATTCGAAGACCTTTGCACTTTGTATCGAAGCGTCTAGTTAAAGGTGGACATTGTTGGCACGGATACAAGAGGATGTAAAATATTGCCAGGGCTGTACAGTGCATACAATGTGCCTGAACCTCTGATTATAATGGCAGAAAGTATTCAAAAGCTAGAATCAGATATAACTGCACTAAACATCTATTAACTACATAATGtcatgcttgttttgtctgttgcaTAGGGGTAGAAAATCAGGGGGGGATACAGGGGGCACATGCCCCTCCATATTTAGAACTGCCATAAAGagatgaaagtagcagaggagttttattttgacaaaattaaagacatttacaccataaattaaggcagaaaatgcacaaattggcGCATAGAATTTCACCAGACGAAGGAAATTAAGTGATGCTCAAAATTCTCTGGCAGACGACCCCCCAACTCCCTACCTACGCCCCTGGTCTACCGGAAACATAACCTGCACTTACATTACAATATGTGCTTCTCCTCAGTTCAACCCTCCGGTCTACAGCTGCGTCCATCTTACAGTTACTGTGGGACAGATTATCAAACTGTTACGTCATATATTCATGTTTTGCAAATCAATCGTGGAACATTAAAGCTTGTCAGCATGGATGGACTGATTCTTCTGGTTGTTTAAAGTGtaataaatatttaacaaaTGAACCATCAGCTGTACTGAGAGAAATCAATATGCTTCATTGTAGTTTCTCAGTCCCAGTAACTTGTggcttcacttggacttgagccttttgacttaaaAATACTTGATGCCTCCCCCCTAAGCCCAGAGATCCAAAGAGTGTGTCATGAAGcaattcatttcctgaatcaacgaATGCcattcattcccagcaagtcgacaCTTAATTCTCCAGattcactttgtttgaaccaatcccACATCATCCAATCAAGATCCAGGAGAGAACTATAGCAAACCGACGTTACATGACTGAGCACCAGCTAGAAATAATTATACCTAAGATAATTTCATTGGCAAACACTAcaggtggtcaacaaaaaacgAATAGTTGAGTGCAAAACATGGGTGGAAAATGACAGATGAAGACgtaacaacttccaacaaagTTGTTTTAACATTTAGTATGATTAATATTAGCATGATTAGTTTTGATTAATTGttgctgctctgctgccattGCTTTAATAACCCAGATGTTGTAAAGCCAAATGGGTCCAAAACTCCAAAATGTAGTCATTCAGTGTTTCAAATTTTGTACTTCTCTGGCATTCCAATCTGCAGCTTCAAACTTTAGTCATGACACTGAGTATTTGCATCTGTCAACACAGCACAAAGTATGTCTGTACCTGAAGGTCTCGAGCTTTTATGACTTTTGTAAATTCAATCAGTTACTACTCTAGTTAAAATGACCTGTGTTAAAATGGCGGCTGTGATTATCTGCGGCACTCATCCTGCAGCCTTGTGCCTACCACCGAATCGCAGCCGTGTTGACATACAGTACAACAGCACTCTCtcttgtgtgatattgcttaattacattatgactaaTTTAGGACCTCAAAGTTAAGGACTTGGGGCTTGACTTCGGACTTGACTGGGGATTCgcctgtcttgacttgagaCTCACTTGTGACTTGCAGAACAATAGGCATTAGGATGTgtgtaaacattttatttcttggGTGTGGACAGTGCTGATTTTAGGACTTGGGGCTTGACTTTGGACCTGACTGgtacttgcctgtcttgacttgggacttgagtgcaaagacttgagacttgcaaaacaatgagttGGTCTTACCTCTGCTAGCAGCCTCAGTGGAGGGTATACTTGGATATATggggtatacccacttcttttaATGTCCATTTAGAGTGCACCTACCtgtcagccaaaaagccattgaaatatataggagagtatacccacttccttcTCTGTAACCTACCATCTTGTAGTACGCCCTCCTCAGTTACCACTACACCACTCTCCAGCACCATGATTAAACTGTGTATCACTCATTACTAATATAAATGTTAGTATATTTATACATGAATATAAGTGTTAACATTGTATATTTGCTGGAGGTCAATGTCAACACTTGACATCAGAGAACAATCTTGCAGTTTCCACATTTTAAAGTGGGTATCCAAACTGCCTCACCATACCTAAAACGGAGTTCCCGTGTGATGACGTCAGACGCAGCTCGGTAATCTTCGCAGTTGCCAGACTCTATTAATCGACATCGGCATTTAATCGATATATTTGTACAAGCTGTGTATATACGGCCAAAAATGACATATAAGGTGGACATGCACCTGAGGAAATTAGTCATGGATGCCGCTTGGTTTTCTGGTCACGGTTATGCCCTCGGAGACGCCAACGGCCGAGCGTCCCTCTCTCTGCGATTGATTAAAACGCCTGCTCCTTGCTGTACCCTCGCCATGGCGTCGtgtctctgctctctcagtAACAGAAAGTGGccgcctctctgctgttgctgccGACTCAAAGCTCACAGACTCGCTCGGCGCCTCAAACCGCCATTTTGGAGTCAGAGAACCGCGAGTCGGCAGCAGCGGAGAGAGAGGCGAAAAGGGGGACACGGGGCCGAGGTGAGAGACTCCATGGTGGTTGTTATGGCGAAGGAGCAATGGGGGAAGATGGCCGGGAGGGAGAAAGAATTAAAACATGGGGATCATTCGTTCACCAGGCAACCGAGTCCCCGCTCGTGTCCGCAACAAGGGTACGAGAGGCGCGGGCGGCGGGCCTTGTGCTGTCGCCGCATCGCGACTAGCTTAGTTTAAGAAATGCCATTAAACCGATATCTATGTTAATACAATGTTTAGGCAGGGAGGTGGTGGCCTTAAAGAGACAGGGCCGATTTGAATACTTCATATTAATGGTGTGAGAGGACGTGTGTGTCAAAACGCTCAGTGTTTGATAAGCTAACGTTTAGGATGAAAAGCTACATTAGACTCCACATAGCAAGGAGTTAGCCTCCGCAAATGCTAggtgtttaggaaaaaaaactacTAATTATATTTGTGGTGTGGTTTACTGAAACCAGTCAGCTGTCAGCGTGTGTGCATACAAGCACCTTGACCCTTTACTATCATTGATCGGAGGCAACGCTGCTTGTGCTTAGCCAGCTAACGGTCGTTAGCCTACAAGCTAGAGCCCAGTTCAACATCCAAGGTTAGCTAGCAACCCCCGGCTAACGCTAGCTTGgatttgctagctagctaatcaTAATATAACTACCGCTAGCATAGGAAGATAtatgttatttttaataatacaCCTCTTAgttattctttatttaaaatagAGGAACAAACTCCTGCTTGGTTTTAGTCCTTGTCATCCTCTGTGAACTTGTCTCAGAAAGTAAAGTGAATATGTAATGAGTAAGTTAGTAATTACAGAGCACAACGGATTTAAGTTGACCACACAGGCGTCACTGCCAAAACAATCTCTAGCACACTTAGAAATTCAATGTTATTTTAGACAATATTTGGATAAGTCACATTTATATTAATTCATACAGTCTGTCCCAGGGTTGCAAATTGTAAGCACTCTCCTGAATCATCTGTGAATAAGGTTGCAACAGCATGATATTTTCATGGTATGATAAccctctcagaaaatatcagggTTTCAAGGTATCACAGTAATACAGAATTTGTATTATTAACAGTCAGAGTGACCCTTGAAGGAATAAAAATGGAagagttatttttgtttttttacttcatgtgtaatttgaaaccattttgttaatagaAGTACCATAAAACTCCAATtaattatttgcttaaatcactgaaatcaacaggcctatacttgggacaggcctttaaacCCTTTCACATAAAACTGTGGCTCAGCAAAGAAAAGGAATTGCagtcaaattgtttatttaaaccagtatgaatataattgtataaaaattaggcttcagataacatTTCAGCTATGAATCGTTCATATAGTGTAGCTCCGACAGACGCCTCAGAGAGAGTTACAGCACTTGAGGATTACGGCAGCTGGCACACCAacacaccactttatcctgttaaaacaattctcacaacttggattaatacttatgaaaaacctttttgattcttttgatctgaggacccttacggactaaaggaatatgaataacttacagggtaatcgaggaatggacacataatttgaggtagccaacaaaacagttttatacaagtgaagaacttctataaaataaataaactgcttggcaaccagaccaggcctctaattgtgacaggcatttatttgtcaaaatgtggagCCACACAGGGCTGGTAAAAGGTGCTGCAACCctaattgtgatttttttataaaCATAAAAAACTTTGCTAtaccaaacaacaccaaatgctttttttccacaatcaaAGCTCACACCAACACAACACATATACTCTGACAGCATTGCACGGCCTATCGATTGATCGATTAATCCATCATAGATTAACTGTTATCATCCCAAATCAGTCCTATTAATAAACTGAAGCGACTGATGTGAAAATAACTTTCTTTAAAAAGTAGAGCTGATCCAAGACATGCATATTACTCAATTAAGTTTTTACGTTATTAACATGATAGAGAAATAATCTAGTATTAATATACATAGTTACGTTGCAGGAGCTgttgtttcctctgttttcatttatttgtttttggcatttgtaaacaaaatattttattgtggAAAAGTTCCTCGAAAATCACGAGCAGTTATATTGTCAGAATTGCAGAGaacacaaaatgtgaaagaGCACTaactttctgacattttattattgtCATGTGTTTGACTGAGCTTCTTCTTTTGTAGGGGATTTCCACCATTGTTTGATCATTAATGTTGGAATCAAGAACAATGGCATCCCATACTGAGAAGGTAGGTCCAGTGTTTATACTGTGTTTCGCTCAGTGAAGTACCTGCTGGTACCATACTGACTACACAGCCAGAGAGTTGAACCAGGATATCTCCCACATCCcagaaaataaaaccaaaacctCCAGTTTTTGCTGAGGTTCAGGTGAATTAAACAACCCAGCAGAGCCTTACCCATCCCACAGTTAGTTGGGAGTCCTGTGTTGCTCATTCTGACCTTCTGTTTCTTTCTATTTATCTCCTCTCTTACTTCTCTCTCTTCAGTAAAAGTTGCTGCCCTGCCGGGCAGAGGTGTCTGTGCAGCATGGCATCGGCGCAGGGTGGCCGACTGGAGGCTGGGGCATCGGGGAGCTCTGGCCTGGCCAAACCTCTCTACCTGCAGCGCTTGGAAAGATCCCTGAGGCTGGACAGCTTCCTGCGCCAGACAGCCGCCATCTTCAACGGAGACATAACCAGGTGCAGGCAAAGTGGAGTTGGGCACACACTTTACACTTTCTAGGATTAGTTTCAGGAGGTGCTGCAGTTTCAAGAAAGCTCATGCTTGGATTTAGAGATCAGTTCTTTAAATGCAGTTTACTGCTTTAAAACACTTGTGTGCATTGTTGCAATCTTCCATCCTATCGGTAGACCAACAGTGCAGACTTTGTTTCACTTGCACTCTTGTCATCTGTTTTGAGTTAAATCCAATAGATCAGGCCGTTAGTACCCAATGTTCTGCCACAGTATGTTCCCCTGAAATGGATACAGTGTTTATAAAACCAGATACATACTCAAAGTGAAGAGCAGATACAAACAGGATGCAAAGGGTGGATTTACAGCCACATTTTTCTCATGTTCCAGCGATGACAGTGATGACAGCGACGGTGCACTGGGGACAGGGTTGTCCCTGGAACCTTCCACTCAGCATACGGCTCTGACCGTGAAGAGTGAGTCATGTGAGCAAGGGGACGGGCTGTCAGAGGGAAAGCCTCTCAACGGAGTCTTGCTGCAGGGTAAaggtaaga is part of the Epinephelus fuscoguttatus linkage group LG11, E.fuscoguttatus.final_Chr_v1 genome and encodes:
- the vps18 gene encoding vacuolar protein sorting-associated protein 18 homolog is translated as MASILDEYEDSQITRQSAQQHSRLSTANIGIAHSGFVNVRLEEEKPIFNKQRIDFTPPEKINHLAVCNNQLCMSLGKDTLLRIDLAKPDQPNQIELGRKDESKVHRLFLDPTGSHLLICLSTSECLYLNRNTQKVRSLSRWRGHLIESVGWNKLLGNETSTGPILVGTSQGIIFEAEISATEGSLFNTNPDQYFRQVHFLEEDGRPAPVCCLEVERGLENKYFIIATTRKRLFQFVGKVAEGSEQQGFSSIFSQNQDLLPSFQEFPANMGYSEITFYTSKLRTSPKAFAWMMGNGVLYGQLDYVRPDSLLSDVQVWEYTPDIDISLNKPISIVLTQFHFLLLLHDRVKAICTLNGQVVYEDVFPDKFGTLKRMIKDPVGGLVWIYTEKAVFRYHIQREARDVWQMYMSMTKFDLAKEYCRDRPECMDMVLAKEAEHCFQNKRYIESAKCYALTQNYFEEIALKFIEAKQEEALKEFLLKKLNNLKQSERTQITLLVTWLTELYLNRLGKLEVDSNTVIFKETRDEFRQFLGSSKHKECLFNNRSTIYDLLASHGNVDDMVYFSVVMQDYERVISHYCQHDKFSDALDVLSKHCDEKLFYKFSPVLMQHIPKKVVDAWIQMGKRLDPKKLIPALMNYSQMGSTQQISETIRYMEFCVYELTVTEEAIHNYLLSLYAKYKPDSLLWYLEQAGTHASEIHYDLKYALRLCAENGYLRACVLVYRIMELYEEAVDLALQVDVDLAKSCADLPEDDEELRKKLWLKIARHVVQEEKDVKKAMNCLSSCNLLKIEDILPFFPDFVTIDHFKEAICSSLEEYNQHIEELKQEMEEATESAKRIREDIQEMRNKYGVVDSQEKCAACDFPLLNRPFYLFLCGHMFHYDCLFQEITPHLTPYKQSRLEELQKKLAATTQSSKSRHRPAPKDEGDTASLGKGSAGTSREQIKSDIDDIIASECVYCGELMIKSIDKPFIDPLKFEEEKSSWL